CTGTCTTACAGCCTTGTTGTCTTTACAACTTTCTACGGCATTTATAAGATCTTCTGGTAAGTCAATTTTAAAAACTTGCGGCAGTATTTGTAAATGGCGTTTTACAGCAATCGGTTTTATCCCTGGGATAATTGGCACATTAATCCCAGCCTCTTTTGCTTTTTTAACAAATTCAAAATACTTATTATTATCAAAAAACATTTGTGTTACCACATAATCGGCTCCAGCATCTACTTTTTCTTTTAAACGTCTCAAATCAGTCATCAAAGAAGGTGCTTCCATATGTTTTTCAGGATAACCAGCCACACCAATACAAAAATCTGATTTATGCTCTACTAAAACATCGTCATGCAAGTATTTCCCTTGGTTTAAGTTTGATATTTGTTGCACCAATTCACTTGCATAAGCATTCCCTCCTTCAACAGGTTTAAAATAGGGTTCATCTTTCATAGAATCACCGCGTAAGGCCATCACATTATCTAAACCCAGATAATGACAATCTACCAAAACATATTCAGTTTCTTCTTTTGTAAAACCACCACAAAGAATATGTGGAATGGCATCAATACCATATTTATGCATAATAGACGCGCAAATACCAACCGTGCCAGGGCGCATACGCGTAATACGCTTATCTAAAAGCCCGTTACCTTTATCAATATATACATACTCTTCCCTAGACGTTGTAACGTCAATAAATGGTGGATTAAACTCCATTAACGGATCTATATTATTATATAAATCTTGAATGTTTTTTCCCTTTTGAGGTGGTATCACTTCAAAAGAAAATAATGTTTTTCCGTTAGCTTTTTTTATGTGATCTGTTACTTTCATTACTTATTTTTTGTCATTCTCGCGAAGGCGGGAATCTCATCAATATTATTATATTTTTGGACGTTACCACAAGGGTCGCGCTTTACGTTACAAGTCCTCGCTTGTACCTCGCTGTGGGCTTTACTCTGCAATCGCTAACGCAAACTAAACCAACATATTTTTAACAGTCTCGTAATCTTCATTATATTCCCAATATATCCATCGCCCATCAACATAATCAGTTAAAATGTATTTTTCACTAACCGACTTAATTCTAGAAATAGGCACAATTTTCTTAGAAAATTTATCAGAAGGAACATGCTCCATCATTTCCTTATTCTTACTATTGTAACCATGAGAAATAATATAACTACCTAATGTTAATTCTATAAATTTATCTTTCATTTTTTCCTCCCCTAACCCCTCCAAAGGAGGGGGATTTTTAAATTAAAATTCTATATCCGCAACAGTTCCTCCCCTTTGGGGAGGCTAGGTGGGGCTTATTATTCATCTGCAATCGCGGGATGCAACCATTTTCTAGCTTTATCCTTTGCTATGCCCTTCCTAACAGCATAATCGGTTACTTGGTCGTCTGTAATTTTACCTAAACCAAAATATTTAGCTTCTGGATTTCCAAAATAATATCCAGAAACAGCTGCCGCTGGCCACATAGCTAAACTTTCGGTTAAAGTAACACCTATTATTTTTTCGACCTCTAACAAGTCCCAAATAGTTTCCTTTTCTAAATGATCTGGACAAGCAGGATATCCTGGTGCTGGACGAATACCTTTATAACTTTCTTTTATTAAATCGGCATTACTTAAAGTTTCATCTGCTGCATATCCCCAATGTTTTGTACGCACTTGTTTATGCAAGTATTCGGCTAACGCTTCTGCAAATCTATCGGCAATAGCTTGCGCCATGATTGCATTATAATCGTCTTCTTTTGCTTTATAACTATCGGCTAATTCTTGTGCTCCAAAAATAGCCACACAAAACGCTCCCATATAATCTGTTTTTCCAGTTTCTTTTGGTGCAATAAAATCGGACAAAGCTATATTAGGGATTCCAGCTCTTTTACTTAATTGCTGGCGTAAGGTTCTAAATACAGCAATTTCTTTACCTTTTTTCTGAACAGAAATATCGTCTTCATTAATAGTATTAGCTTCAAATAGACCAAAAACAGCTCGCGGTTTTAATAATTGCTTCGCTATAATTTCTTTTATCATGGCTTGCGCTTCATTATACATAATGGTAGCTTGCTCGCCAACAACTTTATCAGTTAAAATATCAGGAAACTTCCCATGTAAATCCCAACTTCTAAAAAACGGACTCCAGTCTATAAAAGGCTCTAATTCTTTTAAACTTAATTGCTTCAACATTTGGACACCTAACTCTTTAGGTTTAACAATCTCAGACGTTTCCCAATCTATTTTAAACTTTTTTCGTCTTGCTTCTGCTATTGAAATATATGATTTCTCTTTACCTCGTTTTAAAAACTTAATACGAAATTCGTCGTAATCTTTTTTCATTTTAGCAACATACTCATGCGAAGTCTTTTTATTCAACAAATCGCCTACAACAGTTACAGCTCTTGATGCATCATTAACATGAACTACAGCGTTTTTATATTGTGTATCAATTTTAACAGCTGTATGCGCTTTTGATGTAGTGGCACCTCCAATAAGCAAAGGCACTTCAAAATTCTGGCGCTGCATTTCTTTTGCTAAATACACCATCTCATCAAGTGACGGTGTAATTAAGCCCGATAAACCAATAGCATCCACACGTTCTTTAATAGCTGTTTCAATAATCTTTTCTGGTGGTACCATAACCCCTAAATCAACTATTTCATAATTGTTACAAGCTAATACGACGCTTACAATATTTTTACCAATATCATGTACATCACCTTTTACAGTTGCCATTAAAACCTTACCTACTGGTTCTTGTTTATCTCCTTTTTCAGCTTCAATAAACGGATTTAAATAACCCACAGCCTTTTTCATCACACGTGCTGATTTTACCACTTGTGGCAAAAACATTTTTCCTGCACCAAACAAATCGCCTACAACATTCATTCCTATCATTAAATGACCTTCAATAACATCAATAGGTTTTTCAGCTTCTATTCGAGCTTGCTCAACATCTTCAATGATAAAAGCATCAATACCTTTTACTAAAGCATGTGTTATACGCTCTTGAATAGGATTTTCTCTCCAAGATAAATCTAAACCTTTTTCAACTTTTGAGCCTTTGACAGTTTCAGCAAAATCAAGTAATCTCTCGGTTGCATCATCACGTCTATCTAAAATAACATCTTCAACATGTTCTAATAAATCTTTTGGAATATCATCATAAACTTCTAAAAGTGCTGGGTTTACAATACCCATATTCATACCTGCTTGAATCGCATAATATAAGAACACGGAATGCATTGCTTCTCGAACACCATCATTCCCTCTAAATGAAAATGACACATTACTTACACCGCCACTAACACTAACATTCGGTAAATTTTCACGAACCCAACGCGTTGCTTCAATAAAATCGATCGCATTTCTTCTGTGCTCTTCCATTCCTGTTGCAACAGGAAAGATGTTTAAGTCGAAAATAATATCTTCCGATGGAAAACCTACTTTATCTACTAAAACACGGTACGAACGCTCTGCTATTTCAATACGTCTTTCGTAATTATCGGCTTGCCCAACCTCATCAAAAGCCATCACAATTACAGCTGCACCGTAACGCTTAATTTGCTTAGCTTCCCAAATAAATTTTTCTTCACCTTCTTTTAAGGAAATAGAGTTTACCACACTTTTTCCTTGTACCACTTGTAATCCTGCCTCAATAATTTCCCATTTAGAACTATCAATCATGATAGGCACTCTAGAAATATCTGGTTCGGCAGCTATTAAATTTAGAAAACGCACCATCGACTCTTTTCCGTCTATAAGGCCGTCGTCCATATTAATATCGATAATCTGAGCTCCACCATCAACCTGATGACGTGCTACATCTAAAGCTTCATCAAATCGCTCTTCTTTAATGAGTCTTAAAAACTTTCTTGACCCTGCTACATTAGTACGTTCACCTATATTTATGAAATTACTATTTTCATTAAGGACTAGTGGTTCTAGTCCAGATAAATGCATGTACTTTGTTTGTTTAATTTTCATTGATTAAAGTGCTGCTGTTTCAACTACTTTTCTTGGCTTGTATTTTGCTGCTAATTTTGCAATAACTTCAATATGCTCTGGAGTAGTTCCACAGCATCCACCAATTATATTTATTAAATTCTTCTTTAAATATTCTTCTATCTGTTCGCCCATTTCTTCTGGAGTTTCGTCATATTCTCCAAAAGCATTTGGCAGTCCTGCATTAGGATGCGCTGAAATAGCAAACTCTGTTTTATTTGCAATCGCCTCTAAATGCGGTTGTAATAAATTAGCACCTAAGGCACAGTTAAATCCAATTGACAACAATGGAATATGAGATACCGATATTAAAAATGCTTCAGCAGTTTGTCCAGAAAGTGTACGTCCACTAGCATCTGTAATCGTACCACTTAGCATTACTGGAATATCTATATTACGTTCTTCTTTAACTTCTTCAATCGCAAATAATGCTGCTTTAGCATTTAGGGTATCAAAAACAGTCTCGACTAATAATAAATCGGCACCACCATCCATTAAAGCTTCAACCTGCTGCTTGTAAGCAATACGTAATTCATCAAAAGTTACCGCTCTATATCCTGGATCATTTACATCTGGCGACATACTAGCAGTACGGTTTGTTGGCCCTATAGAACCAGCTACAAAACGTGGCTTATTTGGTTCTTTTTTTGTGAATTCATCAGCTACTTCTTTTGCTATTTTAGCCGATTGAAAATTAAGTTCGTACACCAAATCTTCCATCTGATAATCTGCCATTGCAATAGTCGTTCCCGAAAAGGTATTGGTTTCAACAATATCTGCTCCAGCTTCAAAATATTTGGCGTGAACTTCTTTTATTGCTTTAGGCTGAGTAATAGATAGTAAATCATTATTACCTTGTAAGGGTGTTGGGTAATCTTTAAAACGCTCTCCTCTAAAATCTTCTTCTGTAAATTTATAACGCTGTAACATGGTACCCATAGCACCATCTAGCACTAAAATACGATCCTGTAAAGCTTGTTGTATGTTTGACATTTTGATAATTTATATTTTAGAATTCGTTTAAACGAATTCTGTATGTCATCAAGAAAAGTAAAAGTAGTACTCTTCGTTATCTTTCTAATATTCCTTAAAAATACTAGTAGAACGTAGCACCTTCTTTACAAGATAAAGGGTTGCCAAGGTTTCAACGGGTCTAGTCCCTCTACCTTTCTTGATAACATTATTAATACGTTTATGAACTAGCGAACAAAAATACTAACTATATTTTTGTTTTCCTTATGCTTCAAGGTCTTTTTTTAAATTGCACCTTATTCGTTTAATACCAAAAGGTTTTTGAAACCTTGTAGGACATTTGTCTATTCTATTAAAATCTATTCAAATAAAGTTGAAGACAAATACCTATCGCCTCTATCACAAATAACAGCAACTATAATACCTTTATCTATTGACTTTGCTATTTGTAATGCACAAAACACTGAACCACCGCTACTCATACCAGCAAAAACACCTTCTTCTTTTGCTAAACGTTGTGTTGTAATTCTAGCATCTTCTTCACTTACATCAACTACAATATCTACTCTAGAACGATCAAAAAACTTAGGCACGTAATCTGGCGACCATTTTCTAATACCTGGAATTCTAGCTCCATCAGCAGGTTGCGCTCCAACAATAGTGATATCTTTATTTTTTTCTTTTAAAAACTTTGACGTTCCCATAATAGTTCCTGTTGTTCCCATAGCAGAAACAAAATGCGTTACTTCGCCTTCAGTATCTCTCCAAATTTCCGGACCAGTAGTTTTGTAATGTGCTTTCCAGTTATCATCATTTTCAAACTGATTTAAAAGCATATAGCCTTTTTCATCTCGCAATTTAAAAGCAACATCCCTAGATCCCTCAATACCAATATCGGCAGGCGTTAAAATAACCTCAGCACCATAAGCTCTCATGGTTTTTACACGTTCTTCAGTAGAATTCTCTGGCATTATAAGCACCATATTCAACCCTAATAATTGCGCTATAAAAGCCAAAGCAATACCCGTATTCCCACTGGTAGCCTCAACCAAAGTGCCTCCTTTTTTAATTTCACCACGCTTTAAAGCTTCATTAATCATATTAAAAGCAGCACGGTCTTTTACACTACCTCCAGGGTTGTCTCCTTCGAGTTTCAAAAATAACCGAATACCTTTTTTATTTATAATATGACTTGCCTCAACTATAGGTGTATTGCCTATTTGATCAAGGATAGTTTTACCGTATGCCATTCTTTTTGGGTCTAATTTTAATTTCAGTTTGATAAGTAACTAATGAGTTTTCGGGTACCGATTGGGTAATCCAAACATTGGCTCCAATAGTGCTATTAGCTCCAATAATAATATCGCCTCCTAAAATAGTTGCATTCGCATAAATACAAACATTGTCCTCAATAGTAGGGTGTCTTTTAACTTTAGCTAAATCTTTACTAACTTGAATTCCACCTAATGTAACTCCCTGATAAATCTTAACATTATTTTTTATAATGGATGTTTCACCAATTACAATTCCTGTTCCATGATCTATATAAAATGACTCGCCAATAGTTGCTCCTGGATGAATATCGATACCTGTTATACCATGAATATATTCACTCATCATTCTAGGTAAAATAAACACATCTAAATTATAAAGTGCATGACTTAATCTATAAATTGAAATAGCATGAAACCCAGGATATGCCATATAAATTTCTTCTAAACTATGCGAAGCAGGATCGTTGTTTTCAAAGGCAATAGCATCTAAATCTAACTGTCTCCTAATTTCAGGAAGAATAGTTTTAAATTTCTTCCAAATCTCTTCACCATTTTTTATGTCTAATTTTGTAACGATTTTTACAAAGGTTTCCTCCAAATACTCACTGTTTGCTTCCTCTTGCTCACAATCAAACAAAGAATAAAATAACTTTTTAGTAAATATTTTAACGGTATCTTTTAAACAAACATTATAACTTTTCATGCATTTATACTTATTGTTTTTTTAAATTAAGTGAAAAACGGATCCAATCTTTATTGAGTGTTTAGATTTCATCTTAACTAACAGTTCTGAAATTTGATTCATAAAAGTAAAACTTATCCTTTTAAATTCCTCTTTTATTAAATATTAAATCCTACAAGGTTATAAAACCTTGCAGGATTGCACTTCTTTAGTCGTTTATTTTTGTTAAAACTTAATTAATAGCTTGAACAACTGCTTTAGGCGCTTCTTTACGAGTACCATCAAAACCATCAATCCCACTAACTGTTGTATATTTTAAAACGTATTTTTTTCCTGGGTTAATAATTTTATAAGCTGCCTGACACATTATAGTAGCTTCATGAAAACCACAAAGAATTAACTTTAATTTACCAGGATAAAAATTACCATCTCCAATTGCAAATATCCCAGGAATATTTGTTTGATAATCTAATGCATTATCTACCTTAATAGCATTTTTTTCAATTTCTAAACCCCAATCAGCAATAGGTCCTAATTTAGGAGACAGCCCAAATAATGGAATAAAATGATCTGTTTTTAAAACAATAGGATCTTCATCTTTTTTCTTGATTTCTATAGCTTCAACCTTACCATCACCTAAAATATCTGTAACTTCAGCAGGCGTAATTAAATTAATTTTACCTGCCTTTGTTAATTCTCCAACCTTTTCTACAGAATCTAAATGTCCTCTAAATTCATTACGTCTATGGATAAGTGTAACACTTTTGGCAACGTCTGATAAAAAGATACTCCAATCTAATGCCGAATCGCCACCACCAGCAATCACAACATCTTTATCACGATATATTTCTGGTTCTTTTATCATATATTCAACCCCATTATCCTCATATTTAGCAAGGTTTTCAAGTTGTGGCTTTCTAGGCTCAAAACTTCCTAAACCACTAGCAATAGCAACCACAGGCGCTTGATGCTGTGTACCCTTATTTGTTGTCACAATAAAAGTACCATCTTCTTGTTTTTCAACAGTTTCCGCACGTTCACCCAACGTAAATCCAGGCTCAAACTGCTTACCTTGCTCTAACAAATTCTTAGTTAAATCGCCTGCTAAAATTTCTGGAAACCCAGGAATATCATAAATAGGTTTTTTAGGATATAACTCTGAACATTGTCCACCAGGTTGTGGCAATGCATCAATTAAATGGCATTTAAGCTTTAATAATCCTGCTTCAAAAACCGTGAATAATCCAGTTGGTCCCGCGCCTATTATAATTATATCTGTTTTAATCATTTCTGCTATTCTTTTAATACCTTATTTTTTTTCAATTAATCCTTTGGTGAATTCATTTAGTGTTTCCACTTTTTGTTCAAAATCACCTTTTATTGTTTTTCTATATTCATTTAAATTTTTAACCAAATCGTCTACATTTTCTGGAATAACATCCTCGAAAAACTGACGTAATCGTTTGGCTGTTGTTGGCGACTTTCCGTTTGTACTAATAGCCACTTTCACATTACCTTTTGTAACAATACCGCCCATATAAAAATCGCAATATGGTGGATTATCAGCAACATTTACTAAAATGCTTCTTTTACGACAATGTTTATGAACTTTAACATTTACTTCTGGAACATCTGTTGTTGCTACAACAATATGCTTTCCTTTTAAAAAACGCTTTTTATATTTCTTTTTAACAAGTTTTACATGTCCTGTTTCAGCCAAAGTAACAGTTCCTACTCTAAACATTGGAGACACCATTGTTACATTAGCATCTGGACTCGACTTTAATAAAAAGGTCAACTTCTCTTCAGCCACATGTCCTCCACCAACAATAAGTACATTTAAGCTTTTAGTTTTTAAAAAAATGGGGTATAAATTATTTCTTTCAAGCCCATCAGCACCTAAAGAGGTAGCAAACTCACTCGAGCCTTTAATTTTTTTATTCTCTTTCGTCATAATTCCCTTCAACTTCTTTAAAAATACTGCTTAAAACAGCCCGTTCTTTCACCACATCACCAATAACAATAATGGCTGGATTAGATAATTGTTTTTCTTCTACAATACTTTTAATAGAAGCTATAGTTCCAATACCGACATTTTCATTATCTCTAGTACCATTTTGAATAACAGCAACGGCAACATCTTGTTTATTTTCCTCTGAAAAAATGGCAACTATTTCATCTAGTTTACTCATTCCCATTAATATAACAACGGTTGCTGTCGACTTAGCCGCTAAAGCTACATCACCAGACAATTGATGCTTTTTAGTGGTTCCTGTAATCACCCAAAAACTTTCTGAAGCGCCACGTTTTGTTAGCGGGATACCCTGATAAGCAGGAACCGCCATAGACGATGAAATCCCAGGAACAACATACGTTTCTAAACCAAATTGTCTAACATAATCAATCTCTTCTGCACCTCTTCCAAAAATAAAAGGATCGCCACCTTTTAAGCGTACAACATGCCCTTTCTCCCTAGCCTTAGAAACAATAAGACTGTTAATTTGCTCTTGTTGAAATGCATAACATCCTTTTCGTTTACCTACAAATATTAACTCTGCTTCTTTAGATGCATACTCTAATAAGTCTTCATTAATAAGCGCATCATACAGTATCACATTTGCAGACTTTATCGCTTTAATAGCTTTAAGCGTAATTAAATCGACATCTCCAGGTCCTGCACCTACTACTGTTAACATTGGGATTTTCAAACTCATTTCTTTTAACTCGCTTATGCTAGTTTACTTTGTTCTGCTTCTCTATAAGTTCTCACTGCTGCCAAAAATTTATTTGCACTATCAATATAATTCATAGCGAAATCTTTAGTTGGTGCATTTTTATTAATTTGATAAATCAATTCTGAGAATGAAGTCCCTAAATTAATTTTCCCTCCTTCAATAAAAAATTCATCAAACTGACTTACAATACCAGCATGTGTATTTGTCTTTTTATTCTCTGCTAATAATAACGCTTTCGCGGAATTAACCAAAGATTGATAAGCATAATAAATGGCACTTGAATACACTCCATCTTCAAAAGAAGATTTAGCATTTTCAATTTTCTCTTCACTTTCAAAGAATAAGGTTGCAATTAAATCGATAACAACACCTGCACATTCTCCAATTCCTATTTCTTTAACATATTTCTCTTCTTCTCCCCAATCAATAAAATCACCTTGAGTTAAATTAGTAACGTCTTGCAAATCATTTAAGAAATCGTAAAAATACTTTTCTCCTTTTTCTTTATAATATTCTACAAATGGTTTCCCATTAGCATTCGCTTCAAAATCGTTTAAAATAAGTCTTAATGCTTCAGGACCTCTTTTACTAGGCACTTTTACTACTTTATCAGCAAAAGCTGCATTTCCATCTCCTAAATTTCCACCACCTAATAAAACTTGTAACGCTGGCGCTACTAATTTTTCTGGTGTTCTAACAGTCATGCCTTGAAAACCAATGTTGGCCATATTATGCTGTCCACAAGCATTCATACAACCACTAATCTTAATGACAAGGTCCTCATTTTTTAAATATTGTGGATATTCTGATTTTATGACACGCTCCAACTCATCTGCAATACCTGTACTACTTGCAATACCTAAGTTACAAGTATCTGTACCTGGACATGCTGTAATATCGACTGCTTTATTATAACCAGCTTCAACAAATCCTAATTTCTCTAATTCTGTATAGAAAAGCGGTACTAAATCTTCCTTTACAAAAGGAATTACTATATTTTGACGTAATGTTAAACGCACTTCACCAGCTGCATATTTATCAACTAAATCAGCTAATAAACGTGCTTTATCTGTATAAAAGTCACCTAACAATACTTTAATTCCAATGGCAACATACCCCTCTTGCTTTTGAGGAATGATGTTAGTTGATTTCCATAAATCAAAAGCTACTTGATCTTTAATCTCTACTTCTGGAGCTTCAACCGAAACTGGTTTTGAAGCCACATAAGCATCTGCATCAATTACAACAGTTTTTAATTCAATGGCTTTTTGTTCTTCAGCTATTAAAGCTTTAAAAGCATCTAATCCAATGTCTTTTAAAAGAAATTTCATTCTCGCTTTAGCACGACTTTTACGTTCACCATAACGATCGAAAACTCTTAAAACACCTTCCATAATTGGAATAATTTTGTCTGTTTCAACAAAATCGAACAACACATCTGCATGACGCGGCTGAGACCCAAGTCCACCAGCGACCATGACTTTAAAACCACGAACACCGTTTTCTATTTTGGCTATATAACCAATATCATGTAAGTAAGATAATCCAGTATCTTCATCTGTAGATGAGAATGATACTTTAAATTTACGTCCCATTTCTTGACAGATAGGGTTACGTAAAAAGAATTTATATAAAGCATCTGCATAAGGAGACACATCGAAAGGTTCGTTTACATCAATCCCTGCGGTTTCAGAAGCTGTTACGTTTCTTACTACATTACCACAAGCTTCACGCAAGGTAACATCATCTTTCTCTAACTCAGACCAAAGTTCTGGCGTTCTATCTAAATCGACATAGTGAATTTGAATATCTTGACGCGTAGTAATATGTAAACGACCACGAGAAT
The nucleotide sequence above comes from Flavobacteriaceae bacterium HL-DH10. Encoded proteins:
- the epsC gene encoding serine O-acetyltransferase EpsC, encoding MKSYNVCLKDTVKIFTKKLFYSLFDCEQEEANSEYLEETFVKIVTKLDIKNGEEIWKKFKTILPEIRRQLDLDAIAFENNDPASHSLEEIYMAYPGFHAISIYRLSHALYNLDVFILPRMMSEYIHGITGIDIHPGATIGESFYIDHGTGIVIGETSIIKNNVKIYQGVTLGGIQVSKDLAKVKRHPTIEDNVCIYANATILGGDIIIGANSTIGANVWITQSVPENSLVTYQTEIKIRPKKNGIR
- the metF gene encoding methylenetetrahydrofolate reductase [NAD(P)H], with translation MKVTDHIKKANGKTLFSFEVIPPQKGKNIQDLYNNIDPLMEFNPPFIDVTTSREEYVYIDKGNGLLDKRITRMRPGTVGICASIMHKYGIDAIPHILCGGFTKEETEYVLVDCHYLGLDNVMALRGDSMKDEPYFKPVEGGNAYASELVQQISNLNQGKYLHDDVLVEHKSDFCIGVAGYPEKHMEAPSLMTDLRRLKEKVDAGADYVVTQMFFDNNKYFEFVKKAKEAGINVPIIPGIKPIAVKRHLQILPQVFKIDLPEDLINAVESCKDNKAVRQVGIEFAIQQSKELKAAGVPFLHYYSMGKSDNIKAIASELF
- a CDS encoding NAD(P)/FAD-dependent oxidoreductase codes for the protein MIKTDIIIIGAGPTGLFTVFEAGLLKLKCHLIDALPQPGGQCSELYPKKPIYDIPGFPEILAGDLTKNLLEQGKQFEPGFTLGERAETVEKQEDGTFIVTTNKGTQHQAPVVAIASGLGSFEPRKPQLENLAKYEDNGVEYMIKEPEIYRDKDVVIAGGGDSALDWSIFLSDVAKSVTLIHRRNEFRGHLDSVEKVGELTKAGKINLITPAEVTDILGDGKVEAIEIKKKDEDPIVLKTDHFIPLFGLSPKLGPIADWGLEIEKNAIKVDNALDYQTNIPGIFAIGDGNFYPGKLKLILCGFHEATIMCQAAYKIINPGKKYVLKYTTVSGIDGFDGTRKEAPKAVVQAIN
- the cysM gene encoding cysteine synthase CysM; this encodes MAYGKTILDQIGNTPIVEASHIINKKGIRLFLKLEGDNPGGSVKDRAAFNMINEALKRGEIKKGGTLVEATSGNTGIALAFIAQLLGLNMVLIMPENSTEERVKTMRAYGAEVILTPADIGIEGSRDVAFKLRDEKGYMLLNQFENDDNWKAHYKTTGPEIWRDTEGEVTHFVSAMGTTGTIMGTSKFLKEKNKDITIVGAQPADGARIPGIRKWSPDYVPKFFDRSRVDIVVDVSEEDARITTQRLAKEEGVFAGMSSGGSVFCALQIAKSIDKGIIVAVICDRGDRYLSSTLFE
- the metH gene encoding methionine synthase yields the protein MKIKQTKYMHLSGLEPLVLNENSNFINIGERTNVAGSRKFLRLIKEERFDEALDVARHQVDGGAQIIDINMDDGLIDGKESMVRFLNLIAAEPDISRVPIMIDSSKWEIIEAGLQVVQGKSVVNSISLKEGEEKFIWEAKQIKRYGAAVIVMAFDEVGQADNYERRIEIAERSYRVLVDKVGFPSEDIIFDLNIFPVATGMEEHRRNAIDFIEATRWVRENLPNVSVSGGVSNVSFSFRGNDGVREAMHSVFLYYAIQAGMNMGIVNPALLEVYDDIPKDLLEHVEDVILDRRDDATERLLDFAETVKGSKVEKGLDLSWRENPIQERITHALVKGIDAFIIEDVEQARIEAEKPIDVIEGHLMIGMNVVGDLFGAGKMFLPQVVKSARVMKKAVGYLNPFIEAEKGDKQEPVGKVLMATVKGDVHDIGKNIVSVVLACNNYEIVDLGVMVPPEKIIETAIKERVDAIGLSGLITPSLDEMVYLAKEMQRQNFEVPLLIGGATTSKAHTAVKIDTQYKNAVVHVNDASRAVTVVGDLLNKKTSHEYVAKMKKDYDEFRIKFLKRGKEKSYISIAEARRKKFKIDWETSEIVKPKELGVQMLKQLSLKELEPFIDWSPFFRSWDLHGKFPDILTDKVVGEQATIMYNEAQAMIKEIIAKQLLKPRAVFGLFEANTINEDDISVQKKGKEIAVFRTLRQQLSKRAGIPNIALSDFIAPKETGKTDYMGAFCVAIFGAQELADSYKAKEDDYNAIMAQAIADRFAEALAEYLHKQVRTKHWGYAADETLSNADLIKESYKGIRPAPGYPACPDHLEKETIWDLLEVEKIIGVTLTESLAMWPAAAVSGYYFGNPEAKYFGLGKITDDQVTDYAVRKGIAKDKARKWLHPAIADE
- the cobA gene encoding uroporphyrinogen-III C-methyltransferase, with amino-acid sequence MSLKIPMLTVVGAGPGDVDLITLKAIKAIKSANVILYDALINEDLLEYASKEAELIFVGKRKGCYAFQQEQINSLIVSKAREKGHVVRLKGGDPFIFGRGAEEIDYVRQFGLETYVVPGISSSMAVPAYQGIPLTKRGASESFWVITGTTKKHQLSGDVALAAKSTATVVILMGMSKLDEIVAIFSEENKQDVAVAVIQNGTRDNENVGIGTIASIKSIVEEKQLSNPAIIVIGDVVKERAVLSSIFKEVEGNYDERE
- a CDS encoding bifunctional precorrin-2 dehydrogenase/sirohydrochlorin ferrochelatase, whose translation is MTKENKKIKGSSEFATSLGADGLERNNLYPIFLKTKSLNVLIVGGGHVAEEKLTFLLKSSPDANVTMVSPMFRVGTVTLAETGHVKLVKKKYKKRFLKGKHIVVATTDVPEVNVKVHKHCRKRSILVNVADNPPYCDFYMGGIVTKGNVKVAISTNGKSPTTAKRLRQFFEDVIPENVDDLVKNLNEYRKTIKGDFEQKVETLNEFTKGLIEKK
- a CDS encoding HEPN domain-containing protein, giving the protein MQSFRTEIENPIVEKDIIELANKIELFHNGKIDEEKFRSLRLARGVYGQRQEGVQMIRIKIPYGKLKSNQLRRISEVSDEYSRGRLHITTRQDIQIHYVDLDRTPELWSELEKDDVTLREACGNVVRNVTASETAGIDVNEPFDVSPYADALYKFFLRNPICQEMGRKFKVSFSSTDEDTGLSYLHDIGYIAKIENGVRGFKVMVAGGLGSQPRHADVLFDFVETDKIIPIMEGVLRVFDRYGERKSRAKARMKFLLKDIGLDAFKALIAEEQKAIELKTVVIDADAYVASKPVSVEAPEVEIKDQVAFDLWKSTNIIPQKQEGYVAIGIKVLLGDFYTDKARLLADLVDKYAAGEVRLTLRQNIVIPFVKEDLVPLFYTELEKLGFVEAGYNKAVDITACPGTDTCNLGIASSTGIADELERVIKSEYPQYLKNEDLVIKISGCMNACGQHNMANIGFQGMTVRTPEKLVAPALQVLLGGGNLGDGNAAFADKVVKVPSKRGPEALRLILNDFEANANGKPFVEYYKEKGEKYFYDFLNDLQDVTNLTQGDFIDWGEEEKYVKEIGIGECAGVVIDLIATLFFESEEKIENAKSSFEDGVYSSAIYYAYQSLVNSAKALLLAENKKTNTHAGIVSQFDEFFIEGGKINLGTSFSELIYQINKNAPTKDFAMNYIDSANKFLAAVRTYREAEQSKLA
- a CDS encoding homocysteine S-methyltransferase family protein; translated protein: MSNIQQALQDRILVLDGAMGTMLQRYKFTEEDFRGERFKDYPTPLQGNNDLLSITQPKAIKEVHAKYFEAGADIVETNTFSGTTIAMADYQMEDLVYELNFQSAKIAKEVADEFTKKEPNKPRFVAGSIGPTNRTASMSPDVNDPGYRAVTFDELRIAYKQQVEALMDGGADLLLVETVFDTLNAKAALFAIEEVKEERNIDIPVMLSGTITDASGRTLSGQTAEAFLISVSHIPLLSIGFNCALGANLLQPHLEAIANKTEFAISAHPNAGLPNAFGEYDETPEEMGEQIEEYLKKNLINIIGGCCGTTPEHIEVIAKLAAKYKPRKVVETAAL